One Microlunatus soli genomic window carries:
- a CDS encoding YbaB/EbfC family nucleoid-associated protein — MSEPNSPNPNSPNPDPGTPSDPASPADPRGSSGIPGLGDLEGLGGMGGAPGGMDLGGMLAQAQAMQQQLMQAQEELAATTFEGRSGGDLVIAKVSGAGELLDLTIKPEAADPDDTETLADLVLAAVRAATEEQQQAAAAKLGPMAGGLGL; from the coding sequence ATGTCCGAACCGAACTCGCCCAACCCGAACTCGCCCAACCCAGATCCGGGTACACCCTCCGATCCGGCGTCCCCGGCTGATCCGCGGGGGAGCAGCGGCATTCCCGGCCTCGGAGATCTGGAGGGCCTCGGCGGGATGGGCGGCGCGCCCGGCGGCATGGACCTGGGCGGCATGCTGGCGCAGGCCCAGGCGATGCAGCAGCAGTTGATGCAGGCGCAGGAAGAACTGGCCGCCACCACGTTCGAGGGCCGGTCGGGTGGTGACCTGGTGATCGCCAAGGTGTCCGGCGCCGGTGAGCTGCTCGATCTGACGATCAAGCCCGAAGCTGCCGACCCCGACGACACCGAGACGCTCGCCGATCTGGTGCTGGCCGCGGTCCGGGCAGCAACCGAGGAGCAGCAGCAGGCCGCTGCGGCCAAGCTCGGCCCGATGGCCGGCGGTCTGGGTCTGTGA
- a CDS encoding ArsR/SmtB family transcription factor, with the protein MPIDERPAAASPDARTIRALAHPLRLRILDVLGEFGPLSATQVSEHVDESPQSCSFHLRTLARYGYVEDAGGGQGRNRPWKLSNRTTYWSPVGADAETTAAIAAAQAAVDAAHQEHVRTWRRRAPTAPSVWQQSNFEMSFDTWLTPDEMRQVSAGISAAIRSVVEGRTKQPGQARVLLHASGFPIGEELPEAAGPEDPAESGQAQQRDPSNVEGT; encoded by the coding sequence GTGCCGATCGACGAGCGACCCGCAGCAGCGTCACCCGATGCCCGCACGATCCGTGCCTTGGCGCATCCGCTCCGACTGCGGATTCTCGACGTGCTCGGCGAGTTCGGACCACTCAGCGCAACTCAGGTCAGTGAACACGTGGACGAGAGTCCGCAGAGTTGTTCGTTCCACCTCAGGACCCTTGCCCGGTATGGATACGTCGAAGATGCCGGCGGCGGGCAGGGCCGCAACCGGCCGTGGAAGCTGAGCAATCGCACCACCTATTGGAGTCCGGTCGGCGCCGACGCCGAGACAACTGCCGCGATCGCTGCTGCACAGGCCGCCGTGGACGCCGCGCACCAGGAACACGTCCGGACTTGGCGTCGAAGAGCACCAACGGCACCCAGCGTGTGGCAGCAGAGCAACTTCGAGATGTCGTTCGACACCTGGCTCACACCAGACGAGATGCGACAGGTCAGTGCCGGGATCTCGGCCGCCATCCGGAGCGTGGTCGAGGGACGGACCAAGCAGCCCGGCCAAGCCCGAGTGCTGCTCCACGCCTCCGGCTTCCCCATCGGCGAAGAACTACCCGAGGCCGCCGGCCCCGAGGACCCGGCCGAGTCCGGACAGGCACAACAACGCGATCCATCGAACGTCGAAGGGACCTGA
- a CDS encoding HAD family hydrolase, which produces MTITWMLFDADGVLQRMPVGWKSSLLDQLTDGRSDTDPEATLAEIFAAERARAITGGDFTAVVTEVLQQRRLDVDPQAVLNSWRTLEVDPQLIARISDLRAAGINCALATNQQDVRISHMRAMPEYADVFDRQFYSAELGLAKPDPAFFAAVLEELGIAAEQALFIDDSAANVDGARMAGLRAELFSQSAGRGELDRILSLHGVQV; this is translated from the coding sequence ATGACCATCACCTGGATGCTGTTCGATGCCGACGGCGTACTGCAGCGGATGCCCGTAGGCTGGAAGTCCTCGCTGCTCGACCAGCTGACCGATGGCCGATCGGATACCGACCCGGAAGCGACGTTGGCCGAGATCTTCGCCGCCGAACGGGCCCGGGCCATCACCGGCGGCGACTTCACCGCCGTCGTCACCGAGGTCCTCCAGCAGCGACGACTCGACGTCGATCCGCAAGCAGTCCTGAACTCCTGGCGGACGCTGGAGGTCGACCCGCAGCTGATCGCGAGGATCAGCGATCTGCGGGCGGCCGGAATCAACTGCGCGCTGGCTACCAACCAACAAGACGTCCGGATCTCCCACATGCGGGCGATGCCGGAGTACGCCGATGTCTTCGACCGGCAGTTCTACTCGGCCGAGTTGGGGCTGGCCAAACCGGATCCGGCGTTCTTCGCGGCGGTTCTCGAGGAGCTCGGCATCGCGGCCGAGCAGGCGCTGTTCATCGATGACTCTGCGGCCAACGTCGACGGAGCACGGATGGCAGGGCTGCGCGCGGAGCTGTTCAGCCAGTCGGCCGGACGAGGGGAGCTGGACCGCATTCTGAGCCTGCACGGCGTCCAGGTCTGA
- a CDS encoding phosphotransferase, with product MTKQSSFKRAARERARATGQRYTQARADLELANRQAFIGSRPFEQTALKAHLERHYGIEIYSILPIDDDPATRPAGSWPGHYPSTLVVKHTDGQQWIARVFSSSTDRVSRVRGDAEVLQFLAANRFPAEQIAHQDPVTVLDGNGIIVTDLIDGGRPSAASPQVWSEMANLLGQLHSLPPAGGATTRDGGAEEHGDGSHVGRPKEQLPSLGSRRHTRQHLDRRLGRVGAWAQTARTGLAAAYRRRTQRLAERCSGHARLLPACPTHRRRTRPASVHPQHAATMAGMPRLPDGGRRWPRPLLERGLDAAFQSGVHSAIGRTGNEVGAKLAGSRPKAISAPGCLDLSQLGGTPDSSRRRDLQLGSTRA from the coding sequence ATGACCAAGCAGAGCAGTTTCAAACGCGCGGCACGTGAACGTGCCCGTGCTACCGGACAGCGATACACCCAGGCCCGGGCCGATCTGGAGTTGGCGAATCGGCAGGCCTTCATCGGTTCCCGACCGTTTGAGCAGACGGCGCTGAAGGCTCACCTCGAGCGGCACTACGGAATCGAGATCTACTCGATCCTGCCGATCGACGATGATCCGGCTACCCGCCCCGCCGGCTCCTGGCCCGGCCACTACCCCTCGACGCTGGTCGTCAAGCACACCGACGGCCAACAGTGGATTGCGCGGGTCTTCTCCTCGTCGACAGACCGCGTCAGTCGTGTCCGGGGCGATGCAGAAGTCCTGCAGTTCCTCGCTGCCAACCGCTTCCCCGCCGAACAGATCGCCCACCAGGATCCCGTCACCGTTCTCGACGGCAACGGGATCATCGTGACCGACCTCATCGACGGCGGACGCCCGAGTGCCGCCTCACCGCAGGTGTGGTCGGAGATGGCGAATCTTCTGGGGCAGCTGCATAGCCTTCCCCCGGCAGGCGGCGCGACCACCAGGGACGGTGGCGCCGAGGAACACGGTGACGGCTCACACGTGGGACGGCCGAAAGAGCAACTACCATCCCTGGGCAGCCGTCGGCACACCCGGCAACATCTCGATCGTCGGCTGGGCCGGGTCGGGGCGTGGGCCCAGACTGCCCGCACTGGCCTGGCTGCTGCGTACCGCCGACGAACGCAACGGCTCGCAGAACGTTGCAGCGGTCATGCACGGCTACTGCCGGCATGTCCGACTCACCGACGACGAACTCGACCGGCTTCCGTCCATCCTCAACATGCGGCCACTATGGCTGGAATGCCTCGACTTCCGGATGGCGGTCGCCGATGGCCGCGGCCGCTCCTTGAACGAGGGTTGGATGCAGCCTTCCAGTCTGGAGTCCACTCAGCGATTGGCCGCACGGGCAACGAAGTTGGCGCGAAGCTAGCAGGGTCCCGGCCGAAGGCGATTTCAGCACCGGGCTGCCTGGACCTTTCCCAATTGGGCGGAACGCCGGACTCGTCTCGCCGCCGTGACCTTCAACTAGGCTCCACCCGTGCCTGA
- a CDS encoding aspartate kinase encodes MARVVQKFGGSSVADAESIKRVAKRVVATRQAGHEVVVVISAMGDTTDELMDLAMQVSPQPAPRELDMLLTSGERMSAALLAMAIGDHGLQARSFTGSQAGVITTGTHGNARIIDITPGRIASALEGGDVVIVAGFQGVSQDTKDITTIGRGGSDTTAVALAASLGADYCEIYTDVDGVFTADPRIAPNARRIPKISYEEMLEMAACGAKILHLRCVEYARREHVPVHVRSSFTTKEGTWVTDLEEGSAMEQAIISGVAHDRGEAKITIVGVPDRVGEAARIFEAISTIEVNIDMIVQNVSAVATGRTDISFTLPKTDGKAAIDTLNALKDSVGFEDLLYDDQIGKVSVVGVGMRSHPGVTAKFFASLSEAQVNIEMISTSEIRISVVVDGEDVDRAVRAAHTAFGLDSEDEAVVYAGTGR; translated from the coding sequence GTGGCACGCGTCGTGCAGAAATTTGGCGGTTCGTCGGTTGCTGATGCCGAAAGCATCAAGCGGGTGGCGAAGCGCGTCGTGGCGACGCGGCAGGCCGGGCACGAGGTCGTGGTCGTCATCTCGGCGATGGGTGACACCACCGATGAACTGATGGATCTGGCGATGCAGGTGTCGCCGCAGCCGGCGCCCCGCGAGCTGGACATGCTGCTGACCTCCGGCGAACGGATGAGTGCGGCGCTGCTGGCGATGGCGATCGGCGATCACGGTCTGCAGGCGCGGTCCTTCACCGGGTCACAGGCCGGTGTGATCACCACCGGCACCCACGGCAACGCCCGGATCATCGACATCACGCCGGGCCGGATCGCATCCGCGCTGGAGGGCGGCGACGTGGTGATCGTCGCCGGATTCCAGGGCGTCAGCCAGGACACCAAGGACATCACCACCATCGGTCGCGGTGGCTCGGACACCACAGCGGTCGCGCTGGCCGCGTCGCTCGGTGCGGACTACTGCGAGATCTACACCGACGTCGACGGTGTCTTCACCGCCGACCCGCGGATCGCGCCGAACGCCCGGCGGATCCCCAAGATCAGTTATGAGGAGATGCTGGAGATGGCCGCCTGTGGCGCCAAGATCCTGCATCTGCGGTGTGTGGAGTACGCCCGCCGCGAGCACGTCCCCGTCCACGTCCGTTCCTCCTTCACCACCAAGGAGGGCACCTGGGTTACCGATCTCGAGGAGGGATCCGCCATGGAACAGGCCATCATCTCCGGCGTCGCGCATGATCGCGGCGAGGCCAAGATCACGATCGTCGGCGTGCCGGACCGGGTCGGTGAGGCGGCGCGGATCTTCGAGGCGATCTCCACCATCGAGGTCAACATCGACATGATCGTGCAGAACGTGTCGGCGGTGGCCACCGGCCGGACCGACATCTCCTTCACCCTGCCGAAGACCGACGGCAAGGCCGCGATCGACACCCTGAACGCGCTGAAGGACAGCGTCGGCTTCGAGGATCTGCTCTACGACGACCAGATCGGCAAGGTGTCGGTCGTCGGCGTCGGCATGCGGTCCCACCCCGGCGTCACCGCGAAGTTCTTCGCCTCGCTCTCCGAGGCGCAGGTCAACATCGAGATGATCTCCACCTCCGAGATCCGGATCTCGGTCGTGGTCGACGGCGAGGATGTGGACCGTGCCGTCCGCGCCGCCCACACCGCCTTCGGTCTGGACTCCGAGGACGAGGCCGTCGTCTACGCCGGCACCGGCCGCTGA
- a CDS encoding alpha/beta hydrolase, producing MTKQDSSNNARAAGRKYREAAPVTVPTDPIAGELVTETFDYDGGRQVTVYVPADRPEAVVFAGDGQLISQWGGYLEAAADVPATMIVGAHRTDADDEMVRIGEYSPSFDKARFAAHEQFFVQDVRQWVRSRFGVTLPTDRTAVCGVSAGAELALATGIRHPDIYGAVFAASPGGGYRPPETMPEKLPRAYLLGGTEEPWFLENATRWADALRAAGADIVMTARPGDHGDPFWAEEFPLMVAWAFGN from the coding sequence ATGACCAAGCAGGACAGTTCGAACAATGCACGTGCGGCGGGACGGAAGTATCGCGAAGCTGCACCGGTGACGGTTCCGACCGACCCGATCGCGGGCGAGCTCGTCACCGAGACCTTCGACTACGACGGCGGCCGCCAGGTCACGGTGTACGTTCCGGCCGATCGTCCCGAAGCCGTCGTGTTCGCCGGTGACGGTCAGCTGATCTCGCAGTGGGGCGGATACCTTGAGGCGGCCGCCGACGTGCCGGCCACGATGATCGTGGGCGCCCACCGCACCGATGCCGACGATGAGATGGTGCGCATCGGGGAGTATTCACCGTCCTTCGACAAGGCCCGCTTCGCAGCCCACGAGCAGTTCTTCGTCCAGGACGTACGGCAGTGGGTGCGGTCACGCTTCGGTGTCACGCTGCCCACTGACCGCACCGCGGTGTGCGGGGTGTCGGCCGGCGCAGAACTCGCACTGGCCACCGGAATCCGGCATCCCGACATCTACGGCGCGGTGTTCGCCGCCTCTCCAGGTGGTGGCTATCGGCCACCGGAGACCATGCCGGAGAAATTGCCGCGCGCCTACCTACTCGGCGGCACCGAAGAGCCGTGGTTCCTGGAGAACGCGACCCGGTGGGCCGACGCGTTGCGTGCTGCGGGGGCCGACATCGTGATGACGGCGCGTCCCGGTGATCACGGGGATCCGTTCTGGGCAGAAGAATTCCCACTGATGGTGGCGTGGGCGTTCGGAAACTGA
- a CDS encoding nucleotidyltransferase domain-containing protein produces the protein MRRTDTRTPNTTPLPAAIQLPWWPGNWDPWMPHQLAAKLADIDARWCVVGGWALDLFTGVVHREHEDLEIIVPRDSFPLIRQRLEPELTFYVSGAEGQWPVDTAGTAYDKYQQTFGRDESTGKFVLDVMRVADTGVWELANHPEIVRPWSESIEFTGAGVPYLRPEQVLIYKALGINDAEEPRLKDSNDFLYVLPYLEPGGRAWLEHTLALLRPEHPWLRTLDLVTTG, from the coding sequence ATGCGACGTACCGACACACGCACACCGAACACGACGCCGCTGCCAGCGGCGATCCAGCTCCCCTGGTGGCCCGGCAACTGGGATCCCTGGATGCCGCACCAGCTCGCCGCAAAACTCGCCGACATCGATGCCCGGTGGTGTGTTGTCGGCGGCTGGGCCCTCGACCTGTTCACCGGCGTTGTCCACCGTGAACACGAAGATCTGGAGATCATCGTCCCGCGCGATTCGTTTCCGCTGATCCGGCAGCGGCTCGAACCGGAACTCACCTTCTACGTCTCCGGAGCCGAGGGGCAATGGCCGGTGGACACTGCCGGAACCGCCTACGACAAGTACCAGCAGACGTTCGGCCGCGACGAATCAACCGGCAAGTTCGTCCTGGACGTCATGCGGGTCGCCGACACCGGAGTCTGGGAACTCGCCAACCACCCAGAGATCGTCCGGCCCTGGAGCGAATCGATCGAGTTCACCGGCGCCGGTGTGCCCTACCTACGTCCAGAACAGGTTCTGATCTACAAAGCGTTGGGGATCAACGACGCGGAGGAGCCACGATTGAAGGATTCCAACGACTTCCTCTACGTCCTTCCCTATCTCGAACCAGGAGGTCGAGCATGGCTGGAACACACGCTCGCATTGCTGAGGCCCGAGCACCCCTGGCTACGCACTCTTGACCTCGTCACCACCGGCTAG
- a CDS encoding Gfo/Idh/MocA family protein has product MPDTRVIRWGIAGPGRIADAEAGDFGLVPDAELVAVGSRSADRARAFADRHGIERSYGSYRELITDPELDAIYITTPHPQHLAIARAAIEAGKAVLVEKTFTATVAGAEELRELARTRKVFAMEAMWTRFLPAYEQIRALIADGTIGDVRQVQADLGVDRPYDPTDRLFDPKQGGGALLDLGVYLVSFAQHILGAPSEIMINGSLAPTGVDAEFGLLLGYDDGRAATLLGSIKNASPGSARIVGTGGWIDVPPRFHHPSRIIVTRKGAEPEEIDCTPLGHGYPHQFIEVGERIRAGEIESPVVGLDDTVAVQRILNDAAEQLGVHHAEDETVLGS; this is encoded by the coding sequence GTGCCTGATACACGAGTCATCCGTTGGGGAATTGCCGGTCCGGGTCGGATCGCCGATGCCGAGGCAGGTGACTTCGGCCTGGTGCCGGATGCCGAGTTGGTCGCGGTCGGGTCCCGTTCGGCGGACCGGGCCCGGGCGTTCGCAGATCGGCACGGCATCGAACGCAGCTACGGCAGCTATCGGGAGTTGATCACCGACCCGGAGCTGGACGCGATCTACATCACCACGCCGCACCCGCAGCACCTGGCGATCGCCCGGGCCGCGATCGAGGCGGGCAAGGCGGTGCTGGTGGAGAAGACGTTCACCGCGACGGTGGCGGGGGCCGAGGAGTTGCGGGAGCTCGCCCGGACCCGGAAGGTGTTCGCGATGGAGGCGATGTGGACCCGCTTCCTTCCTGCCTACGAACAGATCCGAGCGCTGATCGCCGACGGTACGATCGGCGACGTCCGTCAGGTGCAGGCCGATCTGGGCGTCGACCGCCCGTACGATCCGACCGACCGGTTGTTCGACCCGAAACAGGGCGGCGGCGCGCTTCTTGATCTTGGTGTCTACCTGGTGTCGTTCGCCCAGCACATCCTCGGCGCGCCGTCGGAGATCATGATCAACGGTTCGCTCGCGCCGACCGGCGTGGACGCAGAGTTCGGTCTACTGCTCGGCTACGACGACGGCCGGGCCGCCACCTTGCTCGGCTCGATCAAGAACGCCTCCCCCGGCTCGGCGCGGATCGTCGGCACCGGCGGTTGGATCGACGTTCCGCCCCGGTTCCATCACCCGAGCAGGATCATCGTGACCCGCAAGGGTGCCGAGCCCGAGGAGATCGACTGCACCCCGCTCGGTCATGGCTATCCGCATCAGTTCATCGAGGTCGGCGAACGGATCCGGGCCGGCGAGATCGAGAGCCCGGTGGTGGGGTTGGACGACACGGTCGCCGTCCAACGCATCCTGAACGATGCCGCCGAGCAGCTCGGCGTGCACCATGCCGAGGACGAGACGGTTCTCGGCTCCTGA
- a CDS encoding RNA polymerase sigma factor has product MNIADNVGQPDPAEAAELEDLARRAAAGEPVVLDDLLARILPQVRRICGRMLINPDDAEEATQDAMLLVATRIESFGGRSRFSTWLYAVAANSARSTYRKLKRRATERSVEAFPTYADPRTTSVIAGSRLDLLDALETLGESRPELVEPLVLRDIQHLDYREIADLLDVPLGTVKSRIHTARQTVRPLLRVHG; this is encoded by the coding sequence ATGAACATCGCCGACAACGTGGGTCAACCGGACCCCGCAGAGGCGGCGGAGCTGGAGGATCTGGCCCGCCGCGCCGCCGCCGGCGAGCCCGTCGTGCTGGACGATCTGCTGGCTCGGATCCTGCCGCAGGTCCGGCGGATCTGCGGTCGGATGCTGATCAATCCCGACGACGCCGAGGAGGCCACCCAGGACGCGATGTTGCTGGTCGCGACCCGGATCGAGTCCTTCGGCGGCCGCAGCCGCTTCAGCACCTGGCTGTACGCCGTCGCCGCCAACAGCGCCCGCAGCACCTATCGCAAGCTCAAGCGACGCGCGACCGAACGCAGTGTCGAGGCGTTCCCGACCTATGCCGATCCGCGGACCACCAGTGTCATTGCCGGCAGTCGGCTGGATCTGCTGGACGCCCTGGAGACGCTCGGAGAGAGCCGGCCGGAGTTGGTCGAACCGTTGGTGCTGCGAGACATCCAGCATCTGGACTATCGGGAGATCGCCGACCTGCTCGACGTGCCGTTGGGCACCGTGAAGTCGCGGATCCACACCGCCCGGCAGACCGTACGGCCGCTGCTCCGGGTGCACGGATAG
- a CDS encoding serine/threonine-protein kinase, which translates to MSLPEQLGRLRRINRIGAGGFATVWLYHDDELRSPVAVKALAENWAQRDDVRDRFLEEARILRAADSDHVVRVYDIGEADGTPYFVMSYADRGSLADHLAPGLPLPPPMVVDLVSQAAQGLDVLHRHGVVHRDIKPQNLLLRAAPDGRARVMVADLGVAKAMLHASGLTQIVGTPAYMAPEQATGGDIDQRADVHALGAVAYQMFTGRRVREGMESVAQGQPPIPPSQHTPLPPGVDAVLLRALDPDPAGRWAQVVDFTDALQVSVLGPGQPVPVPGRSASSGPEPGSAPPQFPTGFGPDRSQLGQSRTTPAGHTPTSQTPPGHTPQPGSPQFVTPSQAGRTPQPDNTGDPSSDGGRPNLRPGRVLLIALLAIVVAFLLSFVLVSLFTR; encoded by the coding sequence GTGTCACTCCCAGAGCAGCTCGGACGTCTCCGCCGGATCAACCGGATCGGTGCGGGCGGCTTTGCGACGGTCTGGCTCTACCACGACGACGAACTCCGATCACCGGTTGCGGTGAAGGCGCTGGCCGAGAACTGGGCGCAACGCGATGACGTCCGGGACCGGTTCCTGGAGGAGGCAAGGATCCTGCGGGCGGCCGACTCCGACCATGTGGTCCGGGTCTACGACATCGGCGAGGCCGACGGTACGCCGTACTTCGTGATGTCGTACGCCGACCGCGGCTCGCTGGCCGATCATCTGGCGCCCGGGCTGCCGCTGCCGCCGCCGATGGTGGTCGATCTGGTGTCCCAGGCGGCGCAGGGTCTGGACGTGTTGCATCGGCACGGCGTGGTGCACCGCGACATCAAGCCGCAGAACCTGCTGCTGCGGGCGGCGCCGGACGGACGGGCCCGGGTGATGGTCGCCGATCTCGGGGTGGCCAAAGCGATGCTGCATGCCAGCGGTCTCACCCAGATCGTCGGTACCCCCGCCTACATGGCACCGGAGCAGGCCACCGGCGGTGACATCGACCAGCGAGCCGACGTACACGCGCTCGGCGCAGTCGCCTATCAGATGTTCACCGGCCGTCGGGTTCGCGAAGGAATGGAGTCGGTTGCCCAGGGGCAGCCGCCGATCCCGCCGTCCCAGCACACACCGCTGCCGCCCGGCGTGGACGCGGTGCTGCTGCGCGCGTTGGATCCCGATCCGGCGGGGCGCTGGGCCCAGGTGGTGGACTTCACCGACGCACTGCAGGTCAGTGTGCTCGGCCCCGGCCAGCCGGTGCCGGTCCCGGGTCGTTCGGCCTCGTCCGGTCCCGAACCGGGCAGCGCGCCACCGCAGTTCCCGACAGGTTTCGGACCCGACCGGTCCCAGCTCGGCCAGAGCAGGACGACCCCGGCCGGCCATACCCCGACGAGCCAGACACCGCCAGGTCACACCCCGCAGCCGGGATCACCTCAATTCGTGACCCCGTCGCAGGCCGGCCGCACACCGCAGCCCGACAACACGGGTGATCCGAGTTCCGACGGCGGCCGGCCGAACCTCCGGCCCGGGCGGGTGCTGCTGATCGCGCTGCTGGCGATCGTGGTGGCGTTCCTGCTGTCGTTCGTGTTGGTGAGCCTGTTCACGCGTTGA
- the recR gene encoding recombination mediator RecR, giving the protein MYEGPVQDLIDELGRLPGIGPKSAQRIAFHILAADPDDIRKLADILIEVKSKVKFCETCFNVSEDDQCRICRDPRRDPALICVVEESKDVVAIERTREFRGRYHVLGGAISPIDGIGPGDLKIRELCERLADGTVVEIILATDPNLEGEATATYLSRLLLPMGVKVSRLASGLPVGGDLEYADEVTLGRAFEGRRYVNA; this is encoded by the coding sequence GTGTACGAGGGTCCGGTCCAAGACCTGATCGACGAGCTCGGACGGCTGCCCGGCATCGGGCCGAAGTCTGCGCAACGGATCGCGTTCCACATCCTCGCCGCCGACCCCGACGACATCCGCAAACTGGCCGACATCTTGATCGAAGTCAAGAGCAAGGTGAAGTTCTGCGAGACCTGCTTCAACGTCTCCGAGGACGACCAGTGCCGGATCTGTCGGGATCCGCGTCGCGATCCGGCGTTGATCTGCGTGGTCGAGGAGTCCAAGGACGTGGTGGCGATCGAACGCACCCGCGAGTTCCGCGGCCGCTACCACGTGCTCGGCGGGGCGATCAGTCCGATCGACGGGATCGGCCCGGGTGACCTCAAGATCCGTGAGCTGTGCGAACGGTTGGCCGACGGCACCGTGGTCGAGATCATCCTGGCCACCGACCCCAACCTGGAGGGTGAGGCCACGGCCACCTACCTGAGTCGGCTGTTGCTGCCGATGGGTGTCAAGGTGAGCCGGTTGGCTTCCGGGCTGCCGGTCGGCGGCGACCTCGAGTACGCCGACGAGGTCACCCTGGGGCGGGCCTTCGAGGGCCGCCGCTACGTCAACGCCTGA